The Elephas maximus indicus isolate mEleMax1 chromosome 17, mEleMax1 primary haplotype, whole genome shotgun sequence DNA segment tgttaaatgcagtcactatgagttgaaaccgacttgatggtacctaacaatgacaacagtctctctctctctccttctgtctttCCTTTGCAGTTTATTTGAAGAAAATAGTTGTTTGTCCTTTGCATGTTTCTCACAGCTTTGATTTTGCTAATTGCATCTCCATGGAGTCATTTAACATGATCTTCTGGCCTTTCTATTTCTTATAAGCTGGTAATTACCTGAGAGGTTTGATCagattcaggttagtgttttgttttgttttggtgagaCAGCCTTATTGTCAGGAAATCCCTCCTATTGCTCATTTCTTTTCTTATGAGGTTGTGGCCTTGGCGAGCATCTCCACTGACCTAATGTTGATGTGTCTCCAGTGGAATCCTCAAGAAGAGCCCATGGGAGCAATGCCTCGAGTCCTTGCACCTTCACGAAGTGTGTGTGCAGCCTTTATCACTGGATGTCTGTGTGACTGGACATCAAATACTTGTCTCCCATTTTCTTTCCTGAGTACCTTAAATATGCTACTTTTTTTCGTCTACTTGCCTGGATggccaaagaatttttttttcctttttctttaaaagcCAATATTTTCACTAGGATTGGTTCAGTAAGGCCTTCCTGGGTCTGTTTTCTCAGGTGTGTGGTATACCTTCTCAACATGAATTTTCTAGTGCTGGTGCAAACCTGGCCCCTAGGAGCTCATAAAACCACAGGCCAAAGCTCCTTTCCAGGACAAAGCCTTAATATGGGTTTGTCCTGCCACTGATGGCAGGAGAATCCAAACTGAGCACAAGAAAAACAGGTACAAATGAAAGAGATGGTCCAGATGAACATGTAAGAGGGGAGCAAAAGAGGTAGAACTGAGAGACCGTGAGGCCCTATTTCTTATCACACTGAAAACGACAGAAGTGGGGGAGTGAGAGCCAAGCAGTTATAAAAGCTACCCTGACACATCTTCCTTCCTAAATGTATAGCAAAGCTCATCTCCCTTAGACATGAGTAACAGAAAAACTGTTGTCAAATGCCATATAAACTCCTCATAAGAAAAAAGAGGATAAAGTTCCTACAGACAATGAGGAAGTGCCAGAAAGACATGCTGATAAAACAGATGACAACTGTAACCTAGTATTTGAAAACAAGCCAAAAGATAAAAATTATGAAGgaacagtgtcttagtcatctagtactgctgtaacaggaataccacaagtggatggctttaacaaagagaagtttactctctcacccactacacccccagggttttcTCTTACAGTCAGGGaggctagaaatttgaattcagggtgctagcttcaggggaagactttctctctctgttagctctggggaaaggtccttgtcattaatcttcccctggactaggagcttctcagagcagggactctgggtccaaaggacacactctgcccccggcactgctttcatggtggtatgaggtcccttcgtttctctgctggcttcgctcttttatatcccaaaagagactgatttaagacacaacctaatcttgtagattgagtcctgcctcactaacataactgccgctaatcccacctcattaagatcatagaggcaagatttataacacataggaaaatcatatcagatgacaaaatggtggacaataacacaatactgggactcatggcctagccgagctgacacacatttttgggggatacaattcaatccataacaaacagcataaataaaaatcagaaaaatctaGAAATGAGGTGATTTGAGAAATGAAGATTTCAAATGAGATGACAGTAAATAGGAAAGAattagaaataaggaaaaaaaataagatctTTCCTGTAAAACACTGGCACGGGTGTGAATGGGATGACCCCAGCACTTCAGTCAGGGCACAGGCGGAGAACCAGGACTGGGCTTGCAAGGGGTGGCGGCGGGCAGGGGGGAGCATATAGAAATATCTTGTAATGTCTGACCGGAAAATCCAGAGCTGGGGTGGTTCTAGAGAGAATGACAAGTGggagggtgtcttagtttcctaatggcactgtaacaaaaatatcacGAGTGGttagctttaaaggacagaaatttattttctcacaggtccgGAGGCTAAAAGTTTGGGGCCTTGACAGTGTCCATTCCTTCCTAATAGGTAGTCCTGGGCGTTCCTTGATTCCTGGGCTTGTGGATGAtcctcacgtggcatctgtcttcccccacatgtgtgtctctgggtctatgcttctcagaagtgattagatttagaacccaccctacgtGGGTGTGacctgattaacataacaaagaaactcctatttctaaacaagatcacatccacaagtataggggttaggattccaatacatattgttttgggacacagttcaatccattacagagTGCATCAGTCCACTGAGTCCCTCCTGACTGCTTATTCAGATGAGAATAAAGAAAGTCTCTATGGAGCCTGTATAGAAACGCCCATCCTCGGCAACAAgatccagagagagagacagagcacaGGTCCCAGGGCACCTGTGCATTCTGTCGAGCTGATGACTCCCCCACCCACAACCTGCACTGTCCAGGTGCGGACAAGGCCCAGGCCTTCCCCTCGAGGCCAACAGGGGAGAGACGATGCCACTGGGCCTAGTGGGGCCACACTGAAAGATGTTAGTGTCCACTGTCTTTGGCTCTCTGCCCACAACTTCACAGCCTAGTGGTCTGCCCACTTTCAGACTATACTGGTTAGAAACGTGGGGTTGGACTCTGGTAGAAATTGGAATTCCAAGCTCCGTGACATTTGTGTACAGTGTTTTTCTGGACACATTCTTGGAAACTGGTCATCTGAGAACATAATGTATGGGGAGAGTGAAATGAGGCTGAGGTCGCTGAGCAATTGACATGACTCCTTCCCAAGGGCTAAGCAGCATTTGTACATCTGGGTCCTTTTATGATTAATAGGAACCACATAACAGTCAACATAGCATCCCAATCATGAGGAGGCTTAAGGGAAGTGGAAGTCCCTTCCGGTCCACCCTAAAGAAGACTGTCATTCTCCTTAGGGGCAAAGcacctttttcttcctcttgagAGACAGCAAGAGTGTTCTTATGCCAACAAGAAGAtgtcttcaattttcttttcaaagatgCTGTGGACGGACACCCCTTCTCTCTCTGGTAGAAATGGCCTATGCTCTGTGCACTAAAACTGTGCTTAGAGAATTCTCAGCAAAAAGGGATGGCTTGacacttttaaaatctttttttttcctagttggaAAATGTATAAATGATCACTGGAATAatggaagaatatttttaaaaagtataaataagCAAAGGATAATCATCTGGAACCCTCATCACTCAGAGAAAAACCTATTAGACTTTTAAATTTGTATCTCTCTATAGATTTTCTGCAGGATTGCTGGCTATACCAGCGCGGAGCATTTCCTTTTCCAGTACTAAGGGTCGAGAGAAACTACCACCTGGTTGCACAGGAAACATCAAGAACAGGAAGACTTCTGGGTGGGAACTTGGAGagtattttcatttttcctctcCCTGGACATTCCAACCGGCCAAACCTCCTTCTTATAACTCCCCTGAATTGTGTTCCTGTTCAAAAAGTGCTCCACCTGGGTCCTGGCTGATGGAGGCGGGGTTGGTGGGAAGTAGGGCCTGACTCAGAGGCAAAGTGGATGGAGGCTCACAGGTAGCTGCTTCTGCCCACCTCCGCAAATTAGAAAATGGTCCCACTAGGTGGAGCATGGCTGGATGGCAAGCCAGCTCCTGCCCACAGAGCTTCAGGTGGGCACAGTGGTGCTGGTAGGAGGCTTGCTGAGTGGGGGGAGGGCTGCATTTCAGCCCCATCGGCCCCTCCCACACATGAGCCTGGGCTGGTGGCAGAGTGAGAAGAAAGCGCAGCCTGGGGAGGTGGAAACGGGAGTCACCCTACAGTGAAAAGAAAGTTAACCCatcagtattttgttttgttttttagaactAGCACTCCCATACTTGAATTTGAAACTTTTCCTAGATATCAGTGAATGCTCCAGCCAGCCTTGCCAAAATGGCGGGACGTGGGTAGAAGGAGTCAACCAATACAGATGCATTTGTCCACCAGGAAGGACTGGGAGCCGCTGTCAGCATCAGGCCCAGACTGGTATGTAGCCAGTGGGGGGCTAGGTGAGGACACCATGGTGCAGAGAGAGGAGACCCTAGTCCTGGATCACCGAAATGCAGCATGTAGCGAGCTCACTTCCTCACTCTGGTCCCGGAGGTGGTTATCTGGAGCGGAGCTTAGCTCTTTTGTGTCAGCAGAGTTTTGATCCTTCTTACAGAAAAAAACAGGAGTGGAAGGACTGGCTGACTCCTGAGACCTCCTTAGGTTGGAAACTCAGCCAGAGAAGTTTCATTGTTGCCACCTGATCAACTTTTCCTCTGCCAGCAGAACAGCCTCTCCTTTCAAATGTTTCCATCATATCCTGAAAAATCAGTAGTTATTGATGCAGGCCAAAGTATTTTAAGAGCTGGATAACAAGGCATTTGATTGGTGATAAGGTTTTTATCCACATATTGAGTCTCAACATAACTCCAGCCAGGTCTAAGAAGCCACCCAGTGGCTGGTGTTATGCATGGTGAGAGAACCCAATGATAGGAAGTCATGGACAGACAAGGGTTCCCATGCTATGCAGCAACTAAAattttttctcataaaaaaaaagttaaatccaAAAGATGCCCTATTCCTTTgccaaaaaataacaaaaacaaaccctgtgCTGTTTGGTTGTCTTTAGTTccctgtggaaactctatggaggggAAAGGGTGCTGGTAGTTAGGGAGTGTACAGAGAACAGGAGCTGTATCAACACgtattgatttgatttgattAGCTTCACTCTCAGATACCTTGCATTGAACAAGCCCAAGGTCAGGTTTAAATATTACCCCTAGAGGTTTGCTGCTTAATAAGTCTTGACTCAGTTCAGCTAAGTCAGCCTCAGAGTTCTTGCTGGAACTCTGGTGCTCTCTCAGAGGGAGGCCGCCGTCCAGGGGTGCCCAGAGATCCCCTTCAAGCTCCTCCCGGGAGGGCCTCCCCCCAGGACCTCTCTCTGGGAAGACAGAGCGCCAAGGCAGGGACTTCCTGGCTGTCCTGCTACTCTTCCTCCTGTTtacaaacaagaagcaaaaagaCATAGGCTTCCTTTGAACCCAAATGTGCTGGTCCCGGACACTGAGTTTTCAAAACCCCACCAGAGGCGTGAGGGGAGGGGGAATGTGGGAGGGGGGACACTTGCCCCTCTCCGGGAACAATGTACAGTGGGGCGCGAAATGACCTTCCGAGGCGCCACAAATATGAAATGGGCCTGTGGCAGCTGGGCAAGTGGGGGAAGGCTTTTCTGCTGACAAGTTACCAGTATCGATGTGTAATCATCTTgaaatgggggaggggggcgCAACTTAGAGAATGCCCCCGGGCGGGCGCTGTTACTCTCAATAAACGTCTGATCTCCGTTAAAAAAAATACGTCAGGGTTTCTCCTGCTGTCCGGATCGTCAGTCATTAGTTCCTCAGGAACAGGGAGCATTTACAGAAGTATCCCCATGGCAGGAATCTTCTCCAGAAGGGCAGGAGAAGGAGTAAACAGGCGAATCTGAAGCCACCTCATGTCTCCACAGTGTTCACCAACCGCCCAGCATAGGGCCTGGGCTCTGGCTTACCCGAGCCCTGGACCCTCAGCCTGGAGCCCTCCTTCCCATCATGCTCTGCTGTCTTTCCAGCTCCGGGGAAGGGGAGGGCCCCTCCAATTATGTTTCCCACCGATTCTTCTTCAATCTCGCCCAACCGTGTGAGATTTTTAAATACTTTCTTTCAAAAAGTGACTTTTTTCCCTGATTATAAAAGTAACTGCTCTCGATCAAAAACAAAACTTGAACACTTTAGAAAagtcaaaggaaaaaagaacaaaaaagtagTGGCTGATAATTCAAAATTCCAGTGCTCACTGTTAGTATTTTGGTGTTTTTAAAGACTGTTTGAATGAAAACGTCAGCTCAGCTCTTCCCTCTGTGCGGTTTTGTGACCTGATCCTTCATTTAACGTTATATTCTAGCGCGCTCCCCCTCTTGGCCCACCTTGTTAGGCCCTGGGCTGCTCTGCTCAGTTTATGGTTAATGACTCGTTTTTCCTTTCCCTACTCCAGAGTAAGCTCTTTGAGAAGGGTGCCCCCATCTTGGCTCTCCTTCCGACCCCTCCCAAGGTTGGGCCCACGGCAGGTGCACCAGGGCCGGCACTGAAGGTGTCTTCTCCCCGCAGCGACCCCCGAGGGCCGCGTGGCCGGCGACCCCGCCTTCAGCCGTGCGCCCCGGTGCGCGCAGGTGGAGCGGGCGCAGCACTGCAGCTGCGAAGCAGGATTCCACCTGAGCGGCGCCGCCACGGACGACAGCATCTGCCACGGTAGGCGCAGGCTTCACCGGCGGGGATGGGAGGCGGGTGCGCGCGGTGAGGCGGGGACTCCCACCCCTCCTCCAACCTGCCTGCACGCGCACCGGGCGGGCGGGCGGCTTCCAGACCGCAGTCTCCGAAGGCCCCGCCCActttgtgttttaggtaaatgGTCACCTTTGCTTGCTAAGACGGTAGTTCGCAGGCGTTAGGAGCGATCTTAAGAAAGCGAGATTGTAGAGGAAGTAGCCGGAGAGTCCCTGGCTCGCCCGGAAGTCAGAACGTGGCCCGGCCTCTGCAACCCAGCTTTTCCTGGCAGGAGAATCTTGACCCCCGTTATCCTTTCTCCATCCTGGCTGGAATCACGTCTGCGGGAGACGAGGAGAAGCTTGAATCACTGTCCTGGTAGACAAGGTCCTGGAGCTTAGCTTAGCTTTGCAGACCAAAGTTTCTTCCCAAAACAACTCAAGCCAGTAGCTTCATACCTGAGAATTGGTCAGTTGGTGCTAACAGCCTCATTTTTGCAACAGAAGAAATAAGACCCTCTTACTGCCTAAGATGAGGAGCATTAAGATGGAGCTGCTAAAGGGGTGGACCCCTGTGTCTGCAGCTCCACACTGCTCTCGCCTGCCCAGCCTGATTTGCTGGCCTTTGCAAGGTTTCCCCAGTTAGTCTCCAGCCTTAGACAGCAAAACCCACCTAAGGTCTGTCAGTCCTGTGACTGCAgttcccctcccccttctcccttCAGCCCTCTGGGTCCTTGGCTTGGGAGAAAGGGAAGTACCCCTGCTGTCTCTCAGGTACTCCGCTGGAGAAAAGGCTCAGCAGCCGCATCTGGCTTAGCCACTTAGGCGCAACTAACATCACCTCCAGAAATGGAGGTGTGGCTCTCCTGGCTCACAGGTGGGTCATACCCGCTGCAAGCTTCATGGTTCCTGGAGTTACAGCAGGCACTTCTGTTCCCAGATGTGAATGAGTGCGAGCTCTACAGGCAGGAGGGGCGCCCCCGGCTCTGCATGCACGCCTGCGTGAACACCCCGGGCTCCTACCGCTGTGCCTGCCCCAGCGGATACCGCTCCCTGGCCGACGGGAAGAGCTGTGAGGGTGAGTGAGCCTGCAGGTGGGCCAGGCAGTGGGAGGCTGGAGAGCTCCTCTGCACCCGGGTGGTCACTTGCTGCTGCCCTGACCTGCCAGGACCTGAGAATGGGGGCCATCAGGTAGGTCAAGGTCTCAGATACATTTTAATCTTCTTTTTACAAACCACCAACAAAAAGACATCTAAAAGATCAGACTGCAAGGTTGTCTGCATAAGTAGGAAATGAGTTGCTTAACCGTCCTGGCAAATAGTCTCTTCAGACTTTATGTGGTAACAGTTTTCCACATCAGGTCATGACCTCCCACTTAGCAATGCCTTCAGCTAGGGCTGGACCCCAAGGCAGAGTAGTCGGTCACTCACCCATGTGGTGCAAGCTTCTTCAGCACATTGCACCTTTCCATGGCCCTATGTGGGCACCTGAAAGTCTATCTCTGCCCCTCAGTGGACACTTGTGCCTCTGAAAGGGACAGCACCTTACAGGCATTTGTGCCTTGATGTGGTCTGGCTCCATGGCACTGGCCTTGTTGGGGACCTACTGAGGAAAAGTTGGCACGACAAGGGAGGGGAAACACCCAGGCACTGCCAGGGTGGGAAGACACCTGTACCCCTGGGcttgaggggcaaggggagggaaGGGTATGATCAGAGCTGGGGAGGAGGGGCTGCCTGAAAGAGCTGTGGCCATGGAGGATGAAGCCACCCTCAAAATCACATCCCAGGCAGGAAATAAACATCCCATCCCTTCAGACTGCCCATTAGCCAAGCCCAACTGGAAGCCAGAGAGAGGGCCCGGGAGCTCAGGAGATATAGTCCAGAGCACTTACCCTCCCAGGGAATAGAGCAGAGCCAAGAGTAGACTGGGGGAGGTTTGCAAACAGAaaacaactggttggttggtagaAAGGAGAAGCTGAAGTCACAGGACCCTCCTGGCAGTTATCATTGTCACCAACAGACAAGTCCCAGGAACACTGGGCACGCTAATATTGTTGTCAGCTGTggtcgagtcagcccctgactcatgctgaccccatgcgCAGTGGAACAAAAGGCTTTtttccctagtccatcttagcctggaagttctgctggaacctgttcagcatcatagcattaTCCACCGAtagaagggtggtggctgtgcatggggttCACTGACTGGGAATAGAACCCACGACTCCCCCATGGAAAAGGATAACTCTATCGctgaaccaccagtgctcccTGCGCACCCTAAGAGTCCCACTTTAAGAAGATTAAAACAACCCTTACACTGAGCATCATTAATTACCCACTCAAGAAAGTAAGTGGCTTCGTTTGCACTTTCATGATGACTATTAGCctgggggtctctatgagtcagaatcaacttgaaggcagttggtttgggttttggtttattagcCTGTGAAGGCCTGCCGTTATCCCACTTCTCCTTAGGGCAAATGCAGATAATACACACAGATATCCTAAATATCCACTGTAGAgatggcatgggggcagtgtctgacctcctgtaacttcacaagagggaaggagaatcaacatcaacagcccaaggctgattgctatgaggcgATCAGACGTACCATCTCTCTACaacatctttaccaactctgacactaCTGGGTTTGATAGTTTGTTGTagcggccacacagaactcacagacaatactcatgatctatggagtttattagggaaataacaggttacaattcaggctcaggaacattcaAGGATACAATTCTTCTATCacaacagcctcttcccagctgtgctcccaggcacacctctccctggctctgggcctctgcccaaagacactcagctttctctctccatgggctgggaagcccacccagCCATCTCCTGCTTcggggtctctcctgccaccgcttctcaccatcttcagggttaaagcttgctctctctctcattctctctctctctctgtctcctgcttccaggagattctcagtgcagagatcccaggcccaaaggatgcgctgCCTTCTGGCTGATCTTCCTCGGTGGTGGGGGGTCTTCTCTTTCCCGTCTCTGGGGCGGCTTATTTCAAACCcaacaggatggcaaaactgaccaatccctttggtgggccacaattaccctatcacatagtcccccccagtcacttgggtgggagttacaagaccatggctagaaaggccacataaaaaatGACCCATCACACTGCATCCACATAAAGCTCAGAGTCAGAATATGCATCTCCTACTAAAGGCAAAGTGGAATCTCCTACTGCTCAACCCATACCTAGGCCCCAAAACTTGATGCCTTTGGGGAGACAGCATGAGTTCATCTGCATGAAGTAGGAAGGCTTTCTGGAGCAGGGTTTGAATCCTCAAGGCCATGATAATGATCACGGAGGGACTCAGCCTGGTAGCACCTATTTGGTCCTCTCAAGCACTTCTGTCATGTGTCATATTCTAGGGAAGGGGGACAAGATGCTGGGAGGGAGATTTCCCAGTAGGACGCTGCAGGGACAGGATCAGAACAGTGCCTTTCGGGGCCTTGGTTGTGGCTCTGTCTGTGATAGAGAGAAACTCTGGATCGGATCGTCACTGTCATTGTGTGTCCTGTATTTCAGATGTCAATGAGTGTGTGACTTCACAGCACATGTGCCCCCAGGAAACTATGTGCATCAACACCGGTGGAGGCTTCCAGTGTGTCAGCCCGGAGTGTCCCGAGGGCAGTGGCAATGTGAGCTATGTGAAGACATCTGCATTGTGAGTATAGCCAGGGCCATCCATAGCTGGGTATCCCTGACCCAGGCCTGTCTGTAGGCTGGACCAGCTTCTTCCTGGAAGTTCTTAGGAGAAGGAATAGTTATTTTCCAGGAAAGACGAAAAACAGAGCTGGGAGTCTTACTTTTCTGAGCTTCCAGTCCCCTTTTGTGGTTGCATTTAGGGCATTGCTGCTCTGGTGCAGTAAGAACGCAAGAGTGTGCAAAGAAGCCCCTGCTGACATAGAGGATCTATGTGTGGTACTTTCAGAAAGGGCCACTGAAGAGAAGAGAGGTATTGGTGACGTTACCTAGATAAatccagcatcccagccaggcaGGCATACATGACACCAATGTGAGAGAGGATCATTTTCTcaagctcacatacctagtaactaGGAGACTCCAGTCAGACTGCATATCCCATACACTTTGCATTATATCACTCTGCTTTTCCAGTGGTACTAGAAGGTTCAACTTCTAGTAACCTAAGTACTTAAACAGTAATGAAGTTTtgatttgagtttatttttttaaggtaggAGATGAGACTCTACAGGGAATAACTACAATGATCTTAAAGTACATGCACTGTCTTCTGAAAAGATCACAAGAGCCCTAGCATTGTCTTTAGAATCCAGAGAATTGACTTCACAAGCTTGGTTATTTGAATTGCTTTTTGGATTCTAGCACTTTAGAAGCAGCGAGGCAGTCCATGGCACCTGAGGAGTGGCAGTTGTTAGTGAGAGTGAAGACTCCAGAACCTCCCTTAGGAGTCACTCAGTGAAGGGACAGAGGGACCTATATATCGCAGCCTTGGGGTACATCCCTGATTAACAGTCAAATGTGATATGTGATCTGAATAAAGCATTTTCACAAGATGCTAATTCCAAATGGTTAAGGAAGACAGAGCTTCCTGCTTTAGGAATAAACACTGGTTATTTGGAAAGTTTACCAGTATGGAGCACCACACTCCAGGCTGTTGCCAGATGACTGCTGGGGTCCCATAGTTGCTTACCAAGGTCGTAGCATGTGTAGGAAGGGTGCCTGGTCTGAATGCCAGCATTACCATTGTCTCCCTGggctttatttttctgtaaagaCTGTAGTAATAGCAAATATACATATGCTATATTTTTCACATAAATCTCCACAAAGTGCCTGGAAATACCAGTGCCACATGGGTGAGAAGAGCATGCAGGAACAGAAACAAGCAACATCCCTTCCGTGGCATGTCTCACCTGCTGCCAGTTCTGAAGCTCTTGTAGTGAAGTGCCCTATGGCTGGGGAAGGTCACTTTCGGGGCCCTGGGAGGGCAGGTGGGGCAGACAAGCCAAGGCAGAGCAACCCCTCCTGAGCTTCCCCATTTTGCCTCTCTGCTCCAGCCAGTGTGAGCGAAACCCCTGCCCCATGGACAGCAGACCCTGCCGCAATATGCCCAAGACCATCTCCTTCCATTACCTCTCTCTACCCTCCAATCTGAAGACTCCCATCACACTCTTCCGCATGGCCACAGCCTCAGCACCTGGCCGGCCTGGGCCCAACAGCCTGCGGTTTGGGATCGTGGGTGGAAACAGCCGAGGCCACTTTGTGATGCAGCGCTCAGACCGGCAGACGGGGGAGCTGATCCTTGTCCAGACCCTGGAGGGACCTCAGACCCTGGAGGTGGACGTTGACATGTCTGAATACCTGGACCGCTCCTTCCAGGCAAACCATGTGTCTAAGGTCACCATCTTTGTATCCCCGTATGACTTCTAAGGGTGCGGTGGGAGCACCGGGGGGCTGAAGATGTGTGCTTATTTCTCTCCCCCAAAGACTCTGCTGTGGGTGCTAGTAGCAACAGACATCTCTCCTCTCACGGCCTTGCCCCTGCCCACTTGCCTTTTAACCCAAGCTTCGAGGGCACATGGCACACTGTCCCATGGAGCACCACAGAAAGGCAGCAACAAACCCCAAACTGCGGCCATCTCATGTTTTCTGTTTTAAGGCCTTTCCCCTAGGTTATACACTAACTTTCTGAAATGTTTTTCTCAGGGGATGGGCAGCTTTTCAAAATGCTGTGGGAATGGCATTGTGGGCATGGACTCATGGTGTGTTTGTGAGATGACTGTCAACCATCCTGTAAAGCATTGTTCTTATCAAGCTTCGTTATGAAATGGTTCTGGTTATGCAGTCCCCTCCCATGACCCAGCATGTTCCTGTCTGCATTCCCCGGTGGCATGCCTGCCAGTCTTCTCAGAGAGTCATGTGAGGGCCTGGAGCCCCACACAGATTTTTCCAGACCAAGGAACCAACATTAAAGTGTAGATTCTGCCTGAATCACTCCTCTTTCGAGAAATCATATCTCAAAACATAGCCTGGTGTTGTAACTGAGGAATAAGTCTGTTTCTCCTCCCTGCCCACCTTATCTCTCCCTGAGCATCAGACAGT contains these protein-coding regions:
- the FBLN7 gene encoding fibulin-7 isoform X1, encoding MDKMVPSSACALFLLLLLLANPESRASQNCLNKQQLLTAIRQLQQLLKGQETRFTEGIRNMKSRLAALQNSVSRATPDTPPVSCPALNAPLDGRKFGSKYLVNHEVHFTCNPGFQLIGPSSVVCLPNGTWTGEQPQCRELALPYLNLKLFLDISECSSQPCQNGGTWVEGVNQYRCICPPGRTGSRCQHQAQTATPEGRVAGDPAFSRAPRCAQVERAQHCSCEAGFHLSGAATDDSICHDVNECELYRQEGRPRLCMHACVNTPGSYRCACPSGYRSLADGKSCEDVNECVTSQHMCPQETMCINTGGGFQCVSPECPEGSGNVSYVKTSAFQCERNPCPMDSRPCRNMPKTISFHYLSLPSNLKTPITLFRMATASAPGRPGPNSLRFGIVGGNSRGHFVMQRSDRQTGELILVQTLEGPQTLEVDVDMSEYLDRSFQANHVSKVTIFVSPYDF
- the FBLN7 gene encoding fibulin-7 isoform X2 produces the protein MDKMVPSSACALFLLLLLLANPESRASQNCLNKQQLLTAIRQLQQLLKGQETRFTEGIRNMKSRLAALQNSVSRATPDTPPVSCPALNAPLDGRKFGSKYLVNHEVHFTCNPGFQLIGPSSVVCLPNGTWTGEQPQCRDISECSSQPCQNGGTWVEGVNQYRCICPPGRTGSRCQHQAQTATPEGRVAGDPAFSRAPRCAQVERAQHCSCEAGFHLSGAATDDSICHDVNECELYRQEGRPRLCMHACVNTPGSYRCACPSGYRSLADGKSCEDVNECVTSQHMCPQETMCINTGGGFQCVSPECPEGSGNVSYVKTSAFQCERNPCPMDSRPCRNMPKTISFHYLSLPSNLKTPITLFRMATASAPGRPGPNSLRFGIVGGNSRGHFVMQRSDRQTGELILVQTLEGPQTLEVDVDMSEYLDRSFQANHVSKVTIFVSPYDF
- the FBLN7 gene encoding fibulin-7 isoform X3, with protein sequence MDKMVPSSACALFLLLLLLANPESRASQNCLNKQQLLTAIRQLQQLLKGQETRFTEGIRNMKSRLAALQNSVSRATPDTPPVSCPALNAPLDGRKFGSKYLVNHEVHFTCNPGFQLIGPSSVVCLPNGTWTGEQPQCRATPEGRVAGDPAFSRAPRCAQVERAQHCSCEAGFHLSGAATDDSICHDVNECELYRQEGRPRLCMHACVNTPGSYRCACPSGYRSLADGKSCEDVNECVTSQHMCPQETMCINTGGGFQCVSPECPEGSGNVSYVKTSAFQCERNPCPMDSRPCRNMPKTISFHYLSLPSNLKTPITLFRMATASAPGRPGPNSLRFGIVGGNSRGHFVMQRSDRQTGELILVQTLEGPQTLEVDVDMSEYLDRSFQANHVSKVTIFVSPYDF